In the genome of Nocardioides sp. NBC_00368, the window GAAGGCGGCGTACGCAGCGGGCGTCTCCTCCGCCAGCAGCGTGATCCGGGACGCGGCCGGGTGGATTCGCTGCTGCAGCACCTCGAACTCGAGCCGGTTGCCGATCGCGACGAAGATCTCCCCGTCGAGCACGATCTTCTCCGGCAGCGCCTTCCGCATCGCCTCGACCACCTCGGGGAAGTAGCGCGTCAGCGGCTTGGTGTTGCGCGAGGCCAGCTCCACCTCGTCGCCGTCCTTGAACACGATGCACCGGAAGCCGTCCCATTTTGGTTCTAGTTGGACGTTGGGTGCCATGGAGAGCACCTTCTCAAGCGACGCCGGCTTGGCCAGCATCGGCAGGATCGGCGGCATCACAGGAAGGTCCACGCTGTCACGATAGGTGAGCCCGTGGGTGATCGTTGCCTCATTCGGTGTGTCGGTGGTCCAGGTGAGGCTGTCGGGGTTCCCGGTCGCAAGGTTCGCGATACTCGTCATCGACCTCGTCGGGCTCGCGGTGATGACCTCACCAGTGCCGCATCAGTGCTCGGATCTGATCGGGATCGAGCCCGTAGTCGGCCAGCCGTCGGAACACCCGCAGCCTCTTTGCGCGGGTAGCGGTCCGGCGTCTGTAGTCCTGCCCCCAGGCTCGAGCGTCGGCGAGGATCAGTTCCTCGACGGACTGATCCCGGGTCCATCCGACCAGTGGCCACCACGCGTCGCGGATCTCCGGGGGCAGGCCGTCGACCAGATCGGGCCACAGGTCGACCAGCAGCGCAGCGTCGACGTGCTCGAAGAGCTGGGTCTCGTCGCCATAGCGCAGCAGCCAGGCATAACCGGCGGCGCGTTTGTCGCGATCACTCAGCGCGAACACCCTGTGGTCACGACCGTGCCACACCCACAGCGGCGCGAAGCATTGCTCAGGCGACAACCGCCACAGCCGGTTCGGCACCAGCGCCGTGGACCGTCCAGGCCCGGCAACCGTGATCTGGTGGAAGGTGATCCGCTCGTTGAGGGCGAGCTCGAAGTCAAGGCATCGCAAGATGCGCTCGAGGACGGCGAGGGTGGGCGACTTCGCTCCACGTTCGTAAGCCGACAGCGATGGCTGTGATGTCCCGCATCGGCGCGCGAGCGCCTCTTGGGTCAACCCGCGAGCAGCGCGAGCGGCCTCCAACAGTGAGCCCTCGTGGCCGACGGCCATACCAAAATATAACTCTTCAGATCTGGCACGCTCAAGATCTGCATTTGTCTTGCGCACCTACCTGGTGACAGCCAGGAATGGGGGCCTCGATGAGTGTTGCAGACCAGTTCGGACTCGACGATCCAGCGTCACCGCTGCTCGCTGAAGCGCGAGAAGGGTGGGAGCGATGGTGCGCTGTCGACCCGTGCCTGGCCGTGGTCGATGACCTGGCTGACCTCAGGGAATGGACCCGCCAGGCTGACGTCGCGAACAAGGCGGCGGTGCTGCGGACCCTGGCGACGCTGACCGCGACCGACCGGTCAGCAGTCGCTGCCCTGGTGTGGCTTCTGATCCCCGGAGGGTGCCGGGTTGCGGAGGCGTTGAGCGATCTGTCGCCCGACATCGATGCGCTGGTCGCCTCGGAGCTGTGGCTGCAGGCCGCCCAGGCGCATCGGCTACGAACGCCGTGGCTGGCCCGGGCGCTGTTGAACGCGACCCGACGCGAGGTCGCGGCCTCACTCGGGGTCGGCAGTCGTGCCGACCGTCACTGGGCGCGCGTGCTGCTCGCCGACGACCTCACCACGCTCGCGAGCGGTGCCGGCGATCGTGAGTCGCCGGAGGCGGAGGTCGCGCCGGAGGTGGAGCTGGGCGAGTTCTTCGACGAGGCAGTCCGCGACCACGCGATAGCAGAGGATGAAGTGCGCCTGCTCTGCGAGCTCGCGGCGTCAGCCGAGACCGTCGGCGCACCGCTGCATCGCGGTCGATTGGGCCTGACTACCCCTGCGGCCGTCGAACTGGTCGCCCACGACCACCCGGAGGCCGCGCGTACGCTGCGGCGACGCGCCGCCCATGCACTGGACCGCCTGAAGACCTACGCCGCCGCGTGCACCGACGACATCAGCCTGGACCGCTGGCGTGCCGACCACCAGGGCGGCGACGAGGTCGGCGCAGCGTGACCCCCGGGGTCACATACCGATCGCCGATGGGCCAGCATGCCCGGCGGACTCGGATCGTGACTGAAGCGGGTCGCGCGGGGTGAGCCTGCGGACGCGGTAGGTCAGGGCGGCGATGGCATGCCCCTCGGGCAATGCGCCGCTGCTCAGGGCACGGTCTAGCAGTCCGCGGGAGTCGTGGCCGCGGCGATGGAGCGTGTCGAGCAGTCGAGCGAGCTCGATGGCTTCGCCTCGGGTGTGGTCGTCCTGGGCCTGGATTCCTGTCCGGCGGAGGATCAGCTCGTGCCAGCGCTGGACCGAGTCGCTGTAGCGACCAGTGAGCTGCCGCAGGAGATGGCGTTGGAAGCGGCCGGCGCGCGGTTCGGTGACGGCTGGCCCGGTCGGGCGCGGATCGTCCTCGGGTACGCCGCGGGCGGCTCGCCACAGCGCGACGGTGTCGTGGAGGTCTCCGAGGACATCGGCGTACCGCGTCATCCAGGCCGGACGCTTCTGGCTTTCGATCGCCGTCGGTATGTCGGCGCCGACCAGGTGGTCGAGGAAGCCCTGTCTTGTCACCTCGACATGTTGGGAACGAGCGGTGAGATATGGACCCCAGGACTCATCCCGCGCCAGGTCGGCAGGTATCGCGGGTAGCCAGGGGAGTGGGCCTTCGCCGGCCGCGTCGAGGGCGTCTTCCCAACCGCTGCCAAGCACTCGCATTGCTCCGGTGGCGACCGCGTCGGCGTAGCGTAGGGAGGCGTCGTGGAGCTGGGTGGACCAGCTGCGGCCGCGGCGGAGCGTGGTGGTGGCCGAGACCGCAGCACCGTCACGACCGACCACGTCGTCGAGGATCTGGATCGCGGTCAGTTGTTCCTGCAGTCCAGGCAGCATGCACTGCCGCCGATCGGCCTCGACGGGGTCGATCGGTTCGAGCACCAGATGGACGTGGTTCTCGCGGCGGCCGCGGGTCAGCATCGTGTACAGCATCTGCCGATCCTCGCGGCCGTCGACGATCCCGTGGACGACGTCGGCGGTGAGGCCTTGTGCGGTGTGAACGGTTGAGGCGTAGCCGAGCTCGACGTGGTCGTGCACGTATTCGGCAGGCAGCGACGCCTTCAAGCCGGTTGTGGCGTGGCGTACGGTCAATGCGGCGCCGCGGATGCGGGTGATGGTCCACCGGTCACCGTTCTTGACCCAGTCGGTGCCGGAGACGGCCAGGCGGCGCTGGTTGTGACGGGTGATGATCGTGTCCCCGACTGATGCCTGGTTGCCGTCGGCCAGTTCGACCTCGGTCCGCGGCGCGATGCCGGCGAGACGCCGGGTGCGTGCCTGGTGGTTGAGGGTGGCGGCCATGTTTCGGGTGGGGGCCAGCATGAGTGTGTCCAGCCCGTCGTCTCGGTCGTGTTGCCAGGCGGCGAGGACCTCGGCGATCGTGGTGTCTTCGTCGGCGGTGTGGATGCGGTCGTGGTCGAGGTAGAACCCGATCGCGGTCTGAT includes:
- a CDS encoding helix-turn-helix domain-containing protein, with amino-acid sequence MAVGHEGSLLEAARAARGLTQEALARRCGTSQPSLSAYERGAKSPTLAVLERILRCLDFELALNERITFHQITVAGPGRSTALVPNRLWRLSPEQCFAPLWVWHGRDHRVFALSDRDKRAAGYAWLLRYGDETQLFEHVDAALLVDLWPDLVDGLPPEIRDAWWPLVGWTRDQSVEELILADARAWGQDYRRRTATRAKRLRVFRRLADYGLDPDQIRALMRHW